The Gossypium arboreum isolate Shixiya-1 chromosome 6, ASM2569848v2, whole genome shotgun sequence DNA window TTACTATACCCCGAGAACATTCTCACCaaattgaaagcttgaaacatcTTTGCTTAGTACTAATCAAATATCAagaaaaacataaacacaaacacTTAATCAGAAACAACCAGAGGGATTTTATCACATGACAATCTTGTTTTAAATAACTAAGCAATAAAATGTCACCAGAAGATTTGTCAAATATCAATTGTGCATCTAACAGATGCAAGAAATATACAGAAGAGAAAGATTCAGAAAAATGCATTCTTGATTTCTGCTCAATTGTTAGCAAATTCCCGGTATGCTATTTCTCAAAGATTTGGTTCGCTAAAATAAACATACAAAATAGGGAGACAAGAAGGGATAGAATAACTGATACACAATGCTTAGCTCAGAAACATTTAATGGTCTTCAGTTTCTGTTGCGTTACATTCATTTCAAAATATATCACTATATGCTCTATACCTAAATGAGGAAAATTGATAGCAtatttcatcaagcttcatacaattGAGGGAGTCACCAGTGTAATTATTTATCCAAGTCTATTCCTAAGGGAAAAAATAGAGAacggaaaaaaataaagaaaaaaaaaactagagaGACTCCTGGTTATCTTATAGGAATGTTACTATCAGAGGAAATTAAGTTTCTTAGCTCCATCAAATGTTCATCATTAGATATATGAAGTGAAAGACGAAGATTTGTCACCAAAGCTTCTTGTTCCCAACTTAAAGGCCCTGATGCGTGCAAGGCCTCCAAAGTGCATCGGTATGCACGTAACTTTATCTTATGAATCAAGGCAGCCAGTTCCTCTTTCGTAGGAAGGAGACAATTTCCTTCCTCGTCTCCCCTTGGACAGAAAGATTCAGCATCACTACATTGACCATCAACAACTTCAATAGGACCTGTGGAAACGCAATGAGGCAACCTACAGAAATTGTTACTACTTACGCTACAACTACCAACAGAGCATGTAACACTATCAGCATCATTGGTTTCTGCAAAATAACATCCAACAGCACCATTTGGTTTTCTCCAGTCTCCATGCACTTCAGACAAGCCAGTTTTGTCGTTAAGAGAAGAATGTACGTATTTTTCACCCAACATATCTCTTGGGAAAGCAACAGCATCTACCTGTTCAACAACCGATGGATTTGCAGCAACAAGTCGATACAATCTTTCATTTCTCTCAACTGCTCTAAGCTTCTGTCCAGCAGCAGCATGAGCTTCAACCTGAGAGTAGCATCCTCTCTTTAGAGTCTTTGAGGAAGCAATAACAGAATCTCTGTAATTAACCTTTGTGTTAACAGGACCACATTCATCCCTGACATGCCTATTTGTCCTTCTAATAGTATTTTGAAATTGGGAGCTAGAATTTTGCTTGTATCTAAGAGTGGAATTTTCACCATGTTTAAGATCTACACAACTACCAGAACCCTGCAAGTAGACATGATACAAATGAATATCTTGCTTGCAGAATGAGAACCAAACATATGACATCAAATTTATCATAACTTAATAGAAATGATTGATACTACTTGGATCAAGTAGGGTTACTGTCTGAATGAAGGGATTTCATTTAGATTAGACAGATGAAAATATTCAACTTCAACTTAcaaaaagatattaaatgcatATGGTAATGAACAAAGATAGACATGAATATAAATGAACTTTGAATAACATAAAATTGCTTAACTGGAAAAAGTAAATGCAGAAATGGCtttgaaaacttaaaattttcaaatgcaCGAGGAACATAGATTAAGAGAGGAAGTACCTTTCCAATCACAACCCACTCATTGTCTTGCCATGATTGTCTCACACGGATGTCAAATTTACTGACCCTAAACTCCAGAGATGATCCAAGCAACCTAACCAAAACATACTTTTTCTCCAAAATCGCTAAAATTGTTGCCATCTTCCAAGAAAAATTGTCAAAAACCTCAACAACATCACCAGGAACCCAATTATCTGAAACTACTAATGCAGGAGGACAAGGTCTAACAGCTTTCCTAGATACCATCTCCACAATTGTCTTGTCAACGGCATTGGAATAGGCTTCATATCTAACCTTATAGTTGTGGCCATTGCCACTGATTATTTCAGCACAATGCCAGGAGCCTGATGGCACCTCCTTTTTGCTCAAGACTTCTACTTTGGTCCCTTTCTTGAATCTCATGATCCCTATTAACAGCAAAAGACGTAGACAAAGGAGATGATTAATTCATAAAACAAACGAAAACATAATACTCAATAAACACCTAATAAAGCATACGAATACAGTTAGAATAGCCTAGCATCCTctagaaaaaattaaaacaagGGAACAGTGGAGGAAAAACAAGATCAAAATTTTGAATTAGGattacaaaattaaattaaaaacaaattttaattacaaaatgtaacaaataaaaaatttgtGTTCAAAAGAACAACAAAAAGATCTAATGCAAGCGTTATTCATTCTTGTAAATTAGTTTAAAGTAAATAAACTAAACAAAACAAAACAGTCAGGAGTCTGTTTGGTACGCAAGAAAAtgcaggaaaaaaaaagaaatcaggATTTTAAGGAAAATTTTAAAGTGATCTACTAAGTTCAAACTCTTCCTACCttaataatcaaaattttaaaaaaagttaaTAAACAGAAATTTAATCGCCTTTCTTCCTTTCTGTCTATGGCTCCACCATTTTCTCAGTAGCCAAAcagaagaaaaaaaataacaaCAATTAACAAAAACGAAAGAAAAAAAGACAGAGAGAGTCGTAAAGCAAAGAAAAATTAAAGTTGCTCATAATCTAAACAAtcataaatatatcataaaaaaaaGGATAAATACTTATAATCATAAAATTGATGAAGAGTTCAACTAACCTTCGATGGAGGATTGAATAGAGAAAAAacagagatttttttttttgttttttgtttctcaatgctttgagaatttaatttgttgttatgaatttttgtttttgattaTTGGGGAGAAATTAGTATATATGGCGTTTaaagattttaattttaatttttctttttaatgaaagaagaaaaagaaagaataaggGAAATTTGAGTATAATAAACAAGGAATAATATGGTAAGCTTTCTATGCCAAGTTGCCAACTGCCTAAGAATAGCTTGTTGTGGTTGCGATTAACTGTTCCAATCTTATTGTGTTCATTGTgcattctctctctctctcttattttcttttaatttcaatgtgaaaaaaatatttaaattaaaaattaaaaattaattaaattaataataaaaaagacaTTCAGATGAACAATAGATATAATCATCAGCCAGTCAGACCGAATTAAGTGCAACCCGACCTACCATTTCAtatcttaataaaacattaaaaatatattttatattaattatttttataaagctaagatttcttttattatttaaattgtgttGAGATGGGACCGAATTTATCTATGATAAAACTCCTTGCTCAAACCCTATTCAAGTCAAATCAAGTCATGGATAgatataatttatattagttatttattaaataattataacttttaaatatatataataaattaagtttttctcaaaaaaagtaattaagtgtttttattgaatttaagttTTTATTCGATTGAGTCTTGATTCGATTAGTATGAGTATTATCGTCAATGCAAAAAGAAGTAAGTTTTAGTGCGTTAAAAGGCTAGAGCTATAGATAATTCTATGTATTGTGTCAAAAAAGAAAATTAGAACTTATAatgagttttttttaaattttgtcttaccttttgttatttttattatggttgataaattattgaaaattttatttcattgaaaatgaacatttttaacctttaacttttttaattatgtttgataacaatattaatttttaagtaatataaaattttaaataaaaagtgttgaatatgataaataaattaatagtTGCATCACTTAATGTGAAAAATATTAAgttgattttatttttgaaataacttatttctttattttattaaaatattatttttatttttatttttatctaaaactattcaaaataaacaaataatacaatattaattgaataaaatataaaataatgagtTTTCAAAAACAAGATTTTTAcagttttataatataaatttagtTCGTATAAAATTGAATACTTAATTTTTCAAACattttgtaaattattttattattatcaattCTTCAATTGAATAAGTGTGacttgattcttgatatattatCACTTAGGATTTGTTTGataattaattgaaaaataaattaaatcaatTGAAAATATTCTTAAGTACATTTGGCAATTcataataaaagttataaaaatttaataaaaaatgtgAAAATGATAAGTAGATAAAGAGTTATTTATCATTTATGTAGATTCTTTTCAttcttttaaagttattttatttattacttttaatattatgttttaaatattttacctttaaattttaaaattacattcATCAAACAATTTTACCATATTTCATACTTAACACCAAGCAGTTCTTATAAATTAAATTTAgtacttaatttttaatttatcaaataacacCTTATATTTTAATTCTATTATAATCATAGTTTCTGTTTCTACAATATGGATATTTTTCTTTTAGattttttagatttaaatttGCTTATGTGTGATCTTGTCTAgatttattttagtttaaatttagatatacttgatttttaatttttgtactttACCTTAAATTAATTCCGCTATAGTTACTCAAACATGTATTATTTATGATTATATTGTAAATACTGTACATGCAATTGTAGCTATGAATTCATAAACAAATTTTTTATAACAAATATTACCTtttagatattatttttaagaatttaaatcaATCATGCAATGATGATTACAAATTTAAATTAGGGTTGAAACTCACAAAAAAAAAGTGAATGGATGACATATATTTTTTAGGTTGGATTATATCTTTTATATAATCTAAGACCCACGTttgcaaataaaatatatatatatatatatatatacataaatatatatattgctcCAAGAATTTTAGTGaattaaatatgtgaaaataattatATGAAATCAGAAACTTCCAAGTTCTTAAGTACCCAAGTTTTAACTACTTAATAAAGAAAAAAGGATGATATTTGTAATGTGTTCATGGCATTCAGTAGAGCAAGGAGTTTTGTGATTGTAGAAACGTGAAATTCAAATACATCCGAAACCAGTAAACTTTGATCTTCAAGTTCATACCCAAATTATTTTAACTTCTAGATCAATTTCGACTGTTTaaactctattttattttacttttattctttGTTTAAGAATCTATAAATTTAGATGAATAATAGAAGCAAGtggttaaaaagaaaaaaggctTATTTTTGTGTGCCAccattttcttatttcattttatCAACTCTATTCTTTAAACAAAGTTTAGGTGTTTAGGTTTGCAGCAAGCTAACTAATTGCGTGAATTGTACTATTAAAAATCACttcatcattatttttatatatatttctacCAGAAGCTATTCGCCAACAGAGAATTAGGTGACAAAatacttaatatatataatatttggtACATTATTAGTGATATTTTAAACtctataattaaatatatgtgagtcactctttattttatttttattttaattatttttagaattaaataaagtaaataagaAAGATAgaatgaaaaaagaaagaaagtaaatTTAACCTAACTAAAATTCAGCTTCAAGCTCCAATTAAATTATTAGTAGAGCAAAAGAGAAATGCAGCTGGAATAACAGTTTCTTATAAGATGCTTAAAGAAAATATAGTATTGTGATTTGATTCTAAATAAAGTTAGAAATTGTTGTATTATTTATTGAGTCAAGAGTTAGCAAGTGTTTAATATATAagggtataataaaatatttaaaataaaaaagagacTTACTTATGGTGGAATAAAAAATTACATTAATAATGtatcaaatattaatatatatttaagcttgatgatgaattattttcctcagtaacaaaaatgaaataaattattgtATTTCCACAAAAACtcaattttaaaacttatttttcttataaaaattcttaattttgcatattaaaattttgagagTTATTTCATTCTAAAACATCATTTAATGAATGCATCTTTTGTTTGTAGATGATTTTATCGTGTTTTGTAAGTGGAGATTAAACAAATTGATGATGtggttaaaaatattttgaataaatTTGGTGCTTATCCCGACCATAGGGTTAGCGCCTCTAACATGCAAATCTACTTCTCTAAAAATACCGAGGAGAGTATGACCCACTTAATTAGCTCGAGACTTGGCTTCAATAGAGTGGAAGATTTGCGGAAATACCTTGGTTGCCCACCGTTTCATAGCAGAGTCATTATTGATACATTTTAATTCCTTGTAGAGAATAGGTGGTACGCAAGAAGTTGTCTGTGGTTGGAAGGATTACTCTGGCAAAGCGGTTTTACTTGCAATCTCAAATTATTATGTTCATTCTTGTGACGATCTACAATGAGAGTGAGAAGATAGTGTTAATTTTCATATGGGGGTGCACATTTGAATCCAAAAAACCACTACCAGTTAGTTGGGAGAAATGCTATAAACCACACTCTATTGGTGGATTGGGATTGAGGAATCTTCACCATTAAAATAGagttttgcttcttaaaattggCTTTTCTCTCCTTTCCAAATGAGATGCATATTAAGTTCAAGTGCTTTAGAATAAATATAATATACAATGAATGTGTCCTCTGTCAAATAGACAAAGTTTTTGCCCATATGTTTGGCGAGCCTTGTCTAATGTTTGGGCAGACGTACTGCAAGGTATTGGCAATGACAAATTTGTGAACTTCCAAAATGATCATAGGGTTAAAGGTATTGGCCTACTACAAAACTGTTATATTGGCAACAGTAATTTGATGGAGGACTTGTATGTGAAAGACATGGTTGAGGGTTCAGGCAGTTGGTTGATTCAGAAACTTCATTTGATGCTACCCGAAAATATAGTGCAGAGAATTATTGGAATTATCTCACCCTCGGATAGAGCGAATGATTATAGTATGGTGTCGATATGATCTCAATATGGGGCACTTTCAATAGCAAATACAATAATGCTACAACTACAACCATTTGAGGTGACGTTAAGTTAAACTAGGACTTAATCTTGAAGTTTGAAACCACGTAGAGGGTAAAACAATTTCTTTGGATTGTGAGTGATGAATGCTTATCGATGAACAGCGAACAGGTTAGAAGACACATGGCAGATAAGGGTCATTGTCGACGTTGTAGTGTTGAATTGGAGTCAAGTATTCATGTGTTACATGACTATTATTTGGAATTCAGTTACATCTGCTGTTACATATATAAGTCAAGactttatttttacatatattatagGTACTTGAttcattcaaaataaatttaaaaattattctattaattatttaaataatgtattaaaagaaattttttacAAGAAAggtattaataaaaaaattgttgCACATGATAATCcacaaattaatttaatatatctACCCGACCTACTAATAACAAAAAGAGTTTATATGCATGTTAATTTGCAAGTGAATTAAAATTGGTAtaaaataaattgagaaattttaaatgtatattttatttgttttacacATTTATTCCAGGATTGATTTGGAATTCATTTTAACCTAGTTATAAATGTTGTATTTAAAAGAaagatttaattctttttacaaatatttaaataataaaattgaaacccTGCAATGAAAACAAGACGTGGCAGAAAAGCATCAATTTTGAATAACTTAGGGATACGTAAACCCAAAATACACACTTTGGCAGcaccaaaatgaaataaagatgacaAATTCATTATTTAGTGATGCAAGTCAAGCAGCCAAAAGGAAATTGCTTTcccttttctatttaaaatattttataattaaaagaataaaacccataaataaataaaaattgattaatagaaatatgaacCATGCctgtattaaaaaaaaaaaaaaggtaaaattaaTTTTAGTAAAAGTCATAACAATCTTGTTCCTATCACCCTCTTTGGTTGTTCCTTGTATCATCAACCATCTATTCTTCTTTTTTTATATCACATTGCCGAATATAACCTTAAATTGGAATCTGTGTTTGCATGTATATATAAATGAGAAAAATAGATTGTAAGTGGTACACCATGGAATCTGTAACAAATAACATTActattccgtatatacataccaACAATGGACCACCAGTTTCATTTTgggatttcaattttttttttttttattataaaaattagatACATGTgttataattatttcataattataattttgaacagttacttttaaaataaataaataaattctagACTTAACTTATTTATTTTTCCTCTCTTAAAAACTGTACACGTTATTTCCGTTTCATTAATAGAAATATCATCTTTCATTTTCACATATATCGTGAATAACAGAGTATTAGATTTAGAGGTCTATTTAATATGAGCTGCCTTTAATGCCTTCGACATTGCCtccaaatttaattattataaattatttatgatAACCACTGAAAAAATttattcatcatattccttttatttttaaaattatatttatttttaatataatgcgTGTAACTATTTATAACTTTTTCTAAAttcataaataaaaagataatataCTTTAATGTGCTCGAACTCACATATtcttatattgataataatattTATCAGAATCGagttactttttatattttaataaaacccatttaattgaactataaaaataaatataccgACTTATCTatacttaattaaaaatatataatagaaAAAACAAAACAATGTCTCCATCACATGGGCTTATTATTTAGGCTTTGGGCAGTCTACCTTGGCCCTAGGCGatgttataaattattaaaaagtttTGCAATTAATCATCCGATGCTTAAAGAATTGTTAATAAATCATAAAAtcttaaactttaaaataaaaaagtaaatattttatataacaaacaatcaaaaagaagaaaaaaaaactaaaagctTCACGAACATGGCTTCATAtgtatgttttaattaaattttcatattatatttttagtGTAATATGATTTTATTGTGCATAAGCTTGatgtttaatatattatatttattttgaatttgctaaatgattattttttttgtaaaatttatttatgaatattttatataattaatgtatttttatcttgaaattattttaattttatttatttgatatttgtaaatatatattaaatattttttaaaaatattgataaatCTAAAACAATATATCAAAAGTAGTTTCAATAGAAAATGGTGCGGTATTGACGACTTTGTTTGAAACTCATTTTCAATATAAAGGGTTTTAGCCTTATATATTTGAGTTTGAATTGCTCAATGAGTGTTTAGGGATGACAATAGAGAGAAGCGTGACAAATGTTGTCAAATTTACCACTTTACGGTTGTGATTTTGCTCACCATCTATCCTGGTCTAATAAGGATGTGTAATCTTAAAAATCACAACTACTTTCATAAATGTTGAATACATCCATCCCATCCTA harbors:
- the LOC108484026 gene encoding uncharacterized protein LOC108484026 produces the protein MRFKKGTKVEVLSKKEVPSGSWHCAEIISGNGHNYKVRYEAYSNAVDKTIVEMVSRKAVRPCPPALVVSDNWVPGDVVEVFDNFSWKMATILAILEKKYVLVRLLGSSLEFRVSKFDIRVRQSWQDNEWVVIGKGSGSCVDLKHGENSTLRYKQNSSSQFQNTIRRTNRHVRDECGPVNTKVNYRDSVIASSKTLKRGCYSQVEAHAAAGQKLRAVERNERLYRLVAANPSVVEQVDAVAFPRDMLGEKYVHSSLNDKTGLSEVHGDWRKPNGAVGCYFAETNDADSVTCSVGSCSVSSNNFCRLPHCVSTGPIEVVDGQCSDAESFCPRGDEEGNCLLPTKEELAALIHKIKLRAYRCTLEALHASGPLSWEQEALVTNLRLSLHISNDEHLMELRNLISSDSNIPIR